The uncultured Ilyobacter sp. nucleotide sequence CCTTCCAGTATATTTTTTATTATTAGGGGTATCAGTTTTTCTGGAAAATGATAGGGCCCATAGTTATTACTGCACCTTGTTACATTTACTGGAAAATGATATGTCTCAGCATATGCTCTCACAAGCATATCCGCACCAGTTTTAGAAGTAGCATAAGGTGATCTGGGGTCTAAACTAGTCTTTTCAGTAAAAAGCTCTGTTCCAAATGTCTTTGGCATTACTTTTCTGTTTTTTAGAACCTTCTCTACGAACTCATTATTGACAGGTAGGTCAGATCCTTCTGGCAGATTTGTATGAAGGGTTCCATAGACTTCATCTGTACTTACCTGAAGAAACTTCTTCTCAGCACTATAAATTGGGTAGCCTTTCTCATCCTTTCCTATAGTCCAATGTGCCTTGGCAACGTCCATAAGAGTCTGAGTTCCTATTATATTTGTTTCCAGAAATATACCTGGATTTTCTATTGATCTATCCACATGAGACTCTGCAGCAAAGTTTACAACTGTATCAATATCATGGTTCATAAATATATTTTCAACCAGTTCGCGATTACATATATCTCCCTTTACAAAAGTAACTCTTGAATCTCGCAATTCTTCCTTTATAGTTCCTAGGTTCCCTGCATATGTAAGTTTATCCAGAATTATTATTTTTATGTTCTCATATTTTTTAAGCATATACTTTACAAAATTGGCACCTATAAACCCAGCTCCGCCCGTCACTAAATAATTCATTTTATTCCCCTTTACTTTATCAAGTTCATCAAATACTGTCCATAGTGTGTTTTTAAAAGCGGTTCTGCTAACTCTTTAATTTTTTCTTTGGATATCCACCCTTTTAGATATGCTATCTCCTCAGGACAAGCTATCATTATCCCCTGTCTGTCTTGCACAGCTTTGACAAAGTTTGTGGCATCTAAAAGTCCCTCAAATGTCCCTGTATCCAGCCAGGCCATCCCTCTCCCAAGGTTTATACAGTTTAGCTTTTCTTCCTCAAGATAAAGTCTATTTATATCCGTTATCTCCAGTTCGCCTCTGTCAGACGGTTTTATTTTTTTAGCTTTTTCAACAACTGTTTTATCATAAAAATAAAGACCTGGTATTGCATAGTTAGATTTGGGTTGCTCAGGCTTTTCTTCGAGTGAAGTAACCATTCCATCTGAATCAAATTCCACTACTCCAAAAACGCTTGGATTTTTGACGTAATATCCGAAAATTTTTGCTCCCTCTGATAATTTACCAGCATTCCCCAATATACTTCCGAATCCATACCCATAAAAAATATTGTCTCCAAGAATAAGAGCTACATTATCATTTTCAATAAATTCCTCTCCGATTATAAAAGCCTCTGCCAGCCCATTTGGCTTCTCCTGAACAGCATACTGGAGTTGCAGTCCAAAATTATTACCATCTCCCAACAGCTCTTCAAATACTTTTATATCTCTTGGGGTTGATATAATTAATATATCTCTTATCCCCGCCAACATAAGTACCGACAAAGGATAATAAATCATTGGTTTGTCATATATTGGTACCATTTGTTTGCTTATAGCCTTCGTCACAGGATAGAGCCTGGTTCCGCTTCCCCCCGCTAGTATTATGCCTTTCATGATCTTCTCTCTTTCTTTAATTTTATTTGAATTTTTCAATGAATTTTAAATATTGTCAAATATATCTATATTTTTTCCGATCCATTTTTAATCTTTATCTCACCATTTAAACTCCAATATGTATTTTATCTGATACTCTAAAAGTCTTAAAAATATAGGTCGTTACAAATTTCTTTATTGGGTGTTTTCCTAATGCTATTCTTACAAATTTGATCCTAAAAATTTTTCTTTTAAAGTTAACATTAGTTTTTAAAAAATTTCTCTGCAATTTCTTAAAGAGAACCACTTTTTAAAAATTTAATTTTATTGAATATATATATTACTTCCTTTTCTTTTAATTTTCCATACATAGGGAGTGCCAAAATCCTTTTACCTACATATTTAGCAACATCTAAATCATCATCGTTATACTTTCCTTTATAGCAATCAAATTCTGTTATAAGCGGATGGAAATATTTTCTAGTAAAAATGTTATATTCTTTTAATTTCTCATGTAGATCATCTCTAGTTATTCCAAATTTTTCCTCTTTTATCAAAATTGGGAAATAAGCATAATTATGCTTTACACCTGGTATATCTTCTAAGAATTTTATTCCATCAATTTCTTTAAGTACGTCTCTATATTTCTTTGCTACCCTTTTTCTGTTTTCTATCTCTTTATCTATATATCTTATATTTACAAGCCCCATTGCTGCCTGAAATTCATTCATTTTTGAATTTCCTCCAACAGTCACAACTTCCTCTGGACCTGTTATTCCAAAATTCTTTAAATTTTTAATCCTTTTTTCAAAAGTTTTATCTTTATAAGTTAATACTCCTCCCTCTATTGAATGGAAAACCTTTGTTGCATGGAGTGAAAACATGGATATGTCCCCAAAACTTCCTATCCCATTACCATCAACTTCAACTCCAAAAGTATGTGCCGCATCATAAATAACTTTTAGATTATATTTTTGTGATATTTCATCAATCTTTTTTATATCACACGGAGTTCCAAAAACATGTACAGGTAATATAGCCACTGTTTTTTCAGTTATTTTTTGTTCGATTTTTTTTGCATCTATGTTGTACGTTTTCAAATCAATATCACAAAATACCGGAGTTAGTCCGCAGTTTACAATTGCATGAGTTGTAGAGGCGAAGGTAAACGGAGTGGTTATTACTTCTCCACCACTTTTTAAATCTAAAGATTTTAAAGCTATCTCAAGTGCCTGGTGACCATTGACAAATAAGGAAATATTATCGCATTTCAGATACCCTTTCAGATTTTTTTTAAACTCCTGGTGAAGCGGTCCCATATTAGTGAGCCAGTTTGTTTCCCATATTTTTTCAATCTCTTTTTTATATTCTTCTATTGGAGGTAAAAAGGACTTGGTAACCATAATAGGATTAAAAGATTTTTTTTTCATGGTTTTTTCCTCTCTTGATACTCAAGTTCAAATACCTTAGCTTTTTCAAGAAGTTCTTTTTTTCTATCTCTGACCTTAGTTACAGGAGAACCACTGTATATAGACCATTCTTTTAGTCTTTTATAAACTAAACTATTTGCTCCAACAGCTACTCCTTCCTCAAGATAAGATCCAGGTAAAAGAGTTGTTCCACTTCCTAAAACAGTATATTTTTCTAAAATTACTTTTCTTGACTGAACTCGCCTATATTTTTCTGGTATAATTGGGCCTATTAAAGCTCTTCCAGTATAGTCATCAGATGTAGCATATATTGAACATCTCGAAGATAGCCCAACAAAATCTTTTAGTTCAACTCCTGTACTCCCAGCAAAAATATAGTTTCCTGCTGCTATATGAATATGAGAGCCTATGTTTATTTCTCCACTTAATATACAAAAATCATCTATTCTTACATTGTCACCAATTGACATATTCTCGGCTCCGTATATGCTAATTTTTCTGCTGATTAAAACTTCCTTGCCAAAGCTTTTGAATCCAATTTCTTTAAGTTCTTTTTCACTATAAAATGACATCCATTCCCCTTTCTTACTACTATTCTATATGCAATAATATTTTTAATACAAGCTATTTCTAAAGTGTTCATTACAAGTTTTTTACTACCGTTTTTATAAAAATATCCGGTGTTTAATTTTCTCCAATATATTTACGCTTAATAAATTTTAAAATTTTTCTAGGCGTAAAAATTCGGATTATCTTTTGAGGTAATATTATTCTTTCTTTAATTTTTAGTTTTTTAAAGTGACTATTTATCTCTTTAAATTTATCCTGTTCCTCTGAGCATAATAAACAAATTGATGTATCTATAAATGCCTCTGTTATACGTTTAGAAAAGTCATAAGTTGTCCCAAAATAATTTCTAAAGTTGAAATACATTAACAGCGTATTCCTTTTTACTAATAAAGGATTTTTTGCTACAAATGAAGTATAATTATGTGCTTCATCACTTACTACCACCCGCCATGCACTCATGCAACGACTCATTATGTAAATATCACTTCTACTTGCTAATAAGTAAATCATTAAAGAATGAATTCCATATTGGTTTGAGTCCCTTATAATAGTGTAGTTATCTGCACATCCACGAAAAAAATTTTTATAAACTAATGTATTTAGATGAAAAAGGTTAGGACCATATCTCAATGCATCTTTTTTATTAAAATATTTTTCCACTTCTATTTTCTTATGAGATAGATATTTACAATCCCCATCGGGGTCAACTATTTTATGCCTATGAGCAACAGCATCACAACTTTTATTAGATTCTAAAAACTCTACCTGAGTTTTCAATTTATTTTCATCAGTCCAAAAATCATCACCTTCTAAAAAAGCGATGTATTTTCCTCTACAATGTTGAATGACATCAAAATAATTATTGGTCGCACCTAGATTACGCTGCCTCAATAACAGTACAAATTTATCAGGATTTTTTTGAGCGTACGTCTTTAAAATATTTTGAGTTTCATCAGAGGAACAATCATCACCGACTACTATCTCATATCTAAAGTTTACTTTTTGCATAAGTATACTATCTAGAGCTTGCCTAATATATTTTTCGTGATTATAAGTCACCATAGATATACTAACCGTAATTTCGAACTCTTTCATTTTACTTCCCCTTTTTAAGTATTGATAATATTAACTTACAGGTACTTTTTAGTAATTCACACTAAATTTTCTTTATCAAACATATTGCTTAGGTCCGTTATTTAAATCCATTTTCCTTTTAAAAATTTAAACTTTAATTCTGTTATATGCAGAATTACCTTTAACAAGAGTTTCATTTTTCAGGTTGATTAAAATTTTTTACTATAATATCTTAAAAGTATCATTTTCCAATCATTAATTTTCTAGAATGTTCAAATGAATTTTCTATTTCAGAATTCTTAACTTCCAATTTCCCAAACAACTTAATATCTTTTTTCTCTCCAAATTTTAAAATTTCGAAATTTTTGGAATCTAAGTAATTTTTAGTTTTACTATTATACGAATAAACAACCATTTTTTTACCAAATAGTGCTCCTAAAATTGCAGAATGAAATCTTGTGGCAATTATATATTCAGAAGTAGATATTTCTTCTAATATGTTTTCACCTTCATAGCTAACAATTTCAGCAAATGGGATTTCTTTAATCAATTCATTTGAAATAGAAATATCAGCTTGATTGTGAAAACTAAGTAATTTAACACTATATCCGTTTTTGTGAAAATAATTAGCCCATTCAATTATATCTTTATAATAATTTTCTGAATTTTTACTATCATATCTTTTAGATGCATCTTCGTACCTTATAATAGAAATACATACTTTTTTATCATTTTTAATTTTGAAATCTTTAATATCAGTACTAAAAACTATATCTGGTAGCATTTGTACATTTTGAACCCCTAAATTTCTAAGAAAATTATAAGAAAATTTATCTCTCACACTCCAGTTTTGTACAAGTTTTGAAAACTTTAAAATATTTTTAGTATATCGCTTCTCATTATGTATTGGACCTAAATTACTTCCAACAACAAAAGTTTTTATTCCCAATAACCTGCATAAAAAAGAAAATCTTTGTTTTCCCCTGGCAACTTTACCATTACCCCTGTCCATGAATAAGGAGCCGCCTACATATGCAAGATCAATATTCTTTGATTTAAATTTTAAAAAGAAATCTTTAATAATTATTCTTTTAAATTTTTCTTTTGAAATAAACTTTATTTTTTTTTTGATAGGATATGTTATCCCATTTTCAGAACCCAAAACTATATATTCATCATAATTTGTATTCTCTATAATATTTTTAAACATTAGGTCATCGCCTAAATTATTTTCTACATAACCTTCTATGCACAATATTCTAAACATAAAACATCCCCTCTAATAATATTATCACTTAATTTTTTAGTAATTCGCTAACTACAACCTCATCATTTCCCTTAGATTTATCATAACCATACTCACACTTATAATTTTTTCTAGAAATCTCTTTTTTTCTTTTATAATAATATTCCTCGTTAATGCTTTTTTTCTTTGTTGGGTCAAAAGGATGCCATAAATGTAAAGGAACATCTTCTAAATAGATAGGCTTACTTTTTAAGCCTGCTTTATACAATCTATTTCCAAAGTCATCATCTTCATAACCCCACCCTTGATATTCTTCATCATAACCATTTATTCTTATATAGTCTTCTTTATAAAGAGCATATGCCATTCCTACAAATTTGGCACCTCTGTCTCTGAGTTTTAATCTATATAAAAGATTATTTTTCATATCCCTTTTATAATCTAATTTTGATATCTCTTTCCCCATAAAAGAAATGCTTTTTAAAATTTCTTTATATTCTAAATTTTTAAAATTATTTATGATAATTTTTTTTTCGCCCTCATCAGTATTACCTGGCCTTAACATTATAAATTTGTTTTTTTCTCTCATTTTACAAATGTTTTTTATAAAGTCTTCCCCAAAAATTAAATCTTGATCTATAAAAATTAAAAATCCATCATTTGCTTCTCTGACACCATTATTTAATGCCCTCGTTTTTCTAAAACCAAGATCTTTTTGATAAACACACTTTAATTTAAATGGAAAATCTATGAAATTAGATTTTAAATATTCTAATACATCCAAACTAGAGCCGTCATCTGACAAAATAACTTCATTTGGTTTTAAAGTCTGCCTCATAAGTGCCTCAAAAATAATTTTGATATGCTCAAATCTGTTATATATCGGTATAATTACCGTCACTACCTCTTCCATTCTATCTCCCTTTTTATAACTTTTGCCGGAATCCCTGCGGCAATACAATTCTTGTCTAATTTCCCCTTTAGTACACTGCCAGAGCCTAAAATACTCCCATCTTCAAGCATACTACCTTTTAATATTGTACTATTTGCACCTACCCAAACATGATTCCCAACAACTATATCTTCTTCTGGATTTAATCTTTCATTTGTATTAATTTTATATATGGCATGAGAGTCTGTTGTTCTAATCTCTATATTATATGAGAACATACAGTCTTCACCAACGGAAATCTTGGCTGGAGAACCATCCATAGAGATTTCACCGCCTCCCATTGTTGTATTATTCCCTATAAATATTTCATGGCCGCTTGTATATAGTCCTATTTTTAATCTCCTTATATCTACATTTTTTCCAAAATGAATTTTGTTATTTTTTCCTCTAATATATATATTAGAATCTCTGATCTTACCATTATCACACAAATTAAACTCATTGTTTTCACCTTTAATTCTTATCTGTGTATTTTTTATTTTACCTTTTGAAAGAAATCTATTTCTATTTTTTACTTTAACAACACTAAATTTTAATAGATGATTCAACTTTAATCCCATTTTCCTCCCCCTAATTTCTAAAATTTAGTTTTTACAAGTAAAAATGTTGCATTATAAAGCTTTTGAACTCATCAAAATTAAAGTTATTTATATCTGTTTCATCACAAGGGATTTTTCTGTCCTCACAGAATACTATTTCCGAACCTCTACCTACGTTGCTAGGGGCCCAAACCAAATGATCTACCCCAAATTTACCGCCATTGGGCGGATAAACAGCTACCATATTTTTATCAAATGCAGCCCCTATATGCACCACCGAAGTGTCTGGAGTGATTATAAAATCAGAATATTTTATTATCCCAGCACTATCCCTTACTGTTTTTATATTCTCATTAATAACTATTTTTCCATTCTTAAGTTTTTTTATCATCTCAAATACTTCACTTTTTTTATTTGGAGGAAATACAAATGTAATATAAGTATCTTTTTTATCAGAAAAAAACTCTACCATTTCTTTTATTTTTTCTTTTGAAAAAGTTTTATGTTTACTTGCACCATATGGATTTATAGTAATCAATTTATTGCCCACACCTATTTTATCCTTGAGATCTTTTCCTATTTTTTCTTCTTCAGAGTTTATAAATATATCATAAGAAAGGTCCTCTGTATTTATTCCGAGTTTTTTAAGATAGGCAGCATATCTTCTTGTAATGTGCTGTGTCCATTTAAAATCTTTTTCTGGTTCCACAGATATATCAAAAAGACTCCACCTACTCTTATCCAATCCAATATTTATTCTAACTTTGCAAAGATTAATAAACATCATTTGCTTAACTCTAAGCATCTCAGAAAAATCAATTAAAAGATCATAATCCTCTTTTCTTATCTCCTCAGCAAGTTTTTTTAAATTTTTAATACCCTTATTATATTCATAAATTTTATCTACATAAGGATTATTCTCTATTACCTGCCTGTTGGTACCACGTACTATCACATCAATTTGAATCCCAGGATATGTTTTTTTTACTTCTCGAAACATTAAGGTATTTATAATCATATCCCCTATTTTTCCATCATATCGTAGAAATAATATTTTTTTTACTTTACTCATATCAATTTTATCATTTTTATTTTTTTTCCTGTCCCAAATATACTTGCCTATGGCCAACCTTTTAGGTCTTGCCCAATCCTGGAATAATCTATTCATTTTACTAAGCATTTTTCACCCCTATAAAACTCAAATTCCTATAAATTATACCATTTACATCCTATCTTTACAATCGATATGGGTACTTATTGCTCTATCAATTTAAAAAATTATGAACCAAGTATCAAATAAGTCCTTTAAAAATAATGCATTTACTAAATTTAGCTTGAAATATGGAATCATCATCTGAAAATTTAATCCCATTTATTTGAACTTTTAAAGAAAATAAACTATAATTTATATTGATAGAATCTATATGTTTTGGAGGCAGATTATGTCTAAAAAAGAAAGTTTTTTTGGAAGTATATTTAAAAACAAAAGAAATGAAGAGACTAACGAGATTAATATCCTAAACAGTATCATTGAAGAGAGAAACCAGATCATAAATCAGATGAAAGAAGAGCTCATCGAGGAGAAAAAAAAAGTAGGGATAGATTTAAAACAGCTTGAAATCTATGAAAAGAACCTAAAAAACAAGGACAAGAAAAACCTTGAACTTTCAAATCATATCCTAGATTTAAAAAATTCCAAGGTTGAACTTGAGAAAAATTTTGAAAATTTAAAAAATAACCATGAAAAATCATCTCTAGAGCTTAAACTTCTTAGGGAAGAGAACCAGGAGATAAAAACCAAATACTTGCAGCTTTCAGAGACATACAGACTTATAGAGGGAGAAAATCAAAACCTAAAACTTTCCAAAGAGGAAGTTAAAAATCAGCTTGAGGAAAAGATAAATCGTCTAAACGAGTTAAAAGACGAAGGAAATCAGATGCAAATTCTAGGAGACTCCTTTATATCCAAGGATGAGCTAGAAGAGATGAAACTCAAAATCGATTCGCTAAACAAGCTGTGCGGTGAACAAAGAGAAAAAATAAATTCTCTGGAATCTGAACTCTTGAACAAGGAATCTATGGTGGCGGATTTTAGGGAAAGGTTGGCCGAGGCCCTCAGTCCAAAATCCGATGAGATCAGATACAAGCTGCCTATAGAGGAGCTTTTTTCTGCCTCAAAATTTTCAGAGATCAAAACTGCCCTTGCCGAGATGAATTTTTCTTTGGTAAGAGAGCTCAAAGAAAAATCTCTTGTCGAAATTTTGGGAGAGGGAATCAAGAATATCGAAACAGCCTCAAAAATTCTTGAAGATCATTTTTCAGGAAAAACAAGCTGGGAAATAAAGACATACCTCTATAAAGGGGATAAACTCTCAAAGATTTTCAGCCGTCAGAGAAAACTTTTAAATTATTTCAGTGATAACTACATGGAATTTGCCTCCGACCTTGATAATTTTGAATTTGATATCCTACTTCAGGAAGGATTCTCAGCCAATCATGTGGAAAAATTTAGAGATATACTTGATGAATATAATAAACAGAGAAGAATATAGAAAAAGAAGCTCTTGGAACATTTACTTCCAAGAGCTTCTTTATTTTTAAATAAATTACTGACTTTATTTAAACCTGTTACTTTTCTCTTGAAAGAAAAGTAACCAAAAGTTCAAGAATTTTTAAATGTCTAGGAAGTATATTTTTCTTTTAACGCCTTTGTAAGCTACAGTCCTCGGTTCCCTGCGGAACTTATTCTGTAGAACGGCTGAGTACAGGTTTTTTCCTGTATAAGCCCTGCGACTTGAAATTCAAAACCATATGTTCTTACTTGAGAAGCAAGCGCAAAGTTTTACCAAAGTTTACACACTAAAACGGTTTTTTTAATTTTTGGCCATTGATAAAATAAGCGTTAAGAATGACTGAGAGAAATTTCTAGAAAAAATCAACTGTCTGAGCGAAGCGAGTTTTGATTTTTACTTAGATTTCCGAAGGCATTTAGCTTATTTTTCACAGGCCTTGATTTTTGGTTACTTTTCATCAAGGAAAAGTGACGGAAGTTTGGAGAAATTCAATACTTTAATCTAGTGTCCTCAAAAGTGCATCATAAAAAAGACTGTGTTGCTCCATCCCTCTCCCTGAATAGATTGTCCCAAATAAATATACTTCTTCAGTAACACTTTTAAAAAGTCTTTTCAGTACTGCATCTAAATCTAGTTTTTCCACCTGAAGCTCGTCCTCTCCTGTGAAAACTCTCCCTACAGGCCAGTCTTTATTCAAGGACCATAAGTTTTGAAATTCATTATAGCTTTTAAGGGTATAGAGGGGATTTCTCACATCAGTCAGTATAAGTACCCTGCTTTTTCTTCCAGTTCCTATGAAACTCCCAGGAGTGGATAGGGACATAAAACCTCCCTCTAATTTAACCCCTATATCCTCTAAGGTAGGCGTCGTCTTAGCCCCCTCCCTTATAAATTTTATAAACTCATAATTTGCATCCTTTAGCATCTGAAAACTCTCCATCACCCTCACAAAGTCCTCTGATGAATCCATAAGTTCCCTACAGGCCTTTATATCCTTGGCATCGTCACTTCTGCCTACGAAATATTCTAGATACACCGACGTGAAAAACTGATTTATAGTCATCTCCCTGTCCAAGGATTCTACGAATTCAACCATGTTGTTGTATTCTTCTATTTTCTCCTTAGGAAGCCTTTTTAACAACTGCTTGTCCTCTACCTTTTCCAGTCTGTAGTCTCTTTTAGACAGATAATCTGCCAGAAGGGCGGAACTTATGAGGTCCATCTGAAGGACTATATTTATAAAGACCTTCATCTCATCATAATTTATTCTTATTTTGTCAAATCTGTAAAAAACCAGGGCAAAAATAGTCAAGGCAAAGACATAGGGGTTGTCAGTGACCTTATCATTTTTAGATGTATATAAGTATTTTATGTCCCTTTTCTCTGATATTCTAGAAAGTCCAAAATCCAAAGTAACATTATATCTCGGGGTAATTACTGATATCTCATTTTCTGGTACTCCCTGTTCCAAAAGTTCAGCCACCAGCCTCAGAACTTTCTTGTCCTCTTTACTCCTGAATTCATTTTCAAGATCTGTTTTTATATCCTGATTTTCCGATCTTTCTTCTGTATCTAACATGAGATTTTTCGAAAGAACCTCTATAAACTCCCTGAATTTTTCTGCATCTTCATTTTTCTCCAGCCTTTCCTCCTGAAAATTTGGAAGTAATTCCTTTTCTATATAATTTCTTGAAAACTGGTATATCCCATAAGGTCCATCAGTATTGTAATAAAGGATGCTTCCCTTCACCCACTTAGAAAGCTCCATTATGAAATCTCCCTGTGATATGGATACATTTTCTAAGTTGTCCACCACGAGGTATTTTACATTGTTTTGAAGATATTCCAGGTATTTTTCATCTTTCAGGAGGTAGTTGAAATAAAGATAAATTGACACTGCATTGTCTACTATCCCCTCTTCCAATATTCTCTCGATATACCGAACTGTTATTTCATTCATCTCTTTGTAAAATTCAATTTCTAGCTTTTCATCTTCTATCTTACTTTTATATATTCTTTCGCCTATTTTTCTATAACTTGTATTGGACAAAGAGGCCCCAGTGATATTTGACAAAAGTTTCCTAGCAATCTCTTCATCGCTACTTATGATCCCCTTTAGGTAATCCTTTTTTCTATAAAATTCAACTGTTTTGGACATTAGACTTTGAGAAGCTTCATAATGCATAAAAACTGGCTCGATCTCATGTTTTTTTATAAGGCTGCACTTTTGTAAAACCACCGGCCAGAACAACTTTAACTCCCTTTGGATAAATCCAAAATATGAAAAAATTCTTAGCTGGGATGCCACCTGAAAATCAACAGTCTTCATCCATTTTATTCTTTCAGTCCTGTTGGCCACAAGAACCAAGATATCGTTAGAGTTTATTCCGTCTGACAGCATACGGCAGTATCTTTTTATTGCATTTTCTGTCTTTCCACTTCCAGTTTCACCTAAAATAACTCTTCTCATAAATCATCACCCTAACCAATTTTACACGGGAAATAAAAAAAAGAAAACCTCTTTATAGGGTTTTCTTTATCTTACTTTTATTAACTCCCTAAATTTAGCTCAAGTTAGTACCTAAAGAAATTCAGAGTCAAAATATTTTGTCACGAATAAAAATCAATAAAATACAGAAGAATAGACACGAATAATAGAAAAAACGGCTTAGCTTAATTTAAGCCAAATAAAGGATAGAAAAATTTAACTTATTTTCTCTAGATCCAAAAAAATTCCTCCTAGGATGAAATAACTGAGACTTATAAGGAAAATAGATATCACTATCCCCACCAGGCTAATAGCCATAAAGACAGCTATTAATATGCAGTTGCTGTATAGGGGAAGGTCTTTTAATTTTTCCACCAATTCCAAAGGCGCATCTAGTTTTTTTAAAAATACTGCATATGTTATCAAAAGTATAAGATCAGCTATTCCAAAGGCCAGCTGAAACCAGAAAAGCTGCATAGGATAAGACTTTGCCAAAATCATCGCCCCATGACCTGCAATGGTAAGGCATATCATTAAATTTATTATTTTATTCATCTTAAAACTGTGAAGCCTATTATTCAACTCCTCTTTAAACCTCAGCATTATAAATGTGAAGATCAAAACAGAAAAGAAGGTCCCTAGGCTTATGGCCCAGAAAGGGGGTCTCTGAGATTCTTTGGTGATCTGAAGGGACTGAAGAACAAGGTTATACCCTCCATAAAAAAAGCATATTTGCTTCATCACGTTAAGAGATACCTCTTTCATAAGAATCACACCTTATAATAAAGTTTTTATTCCTTGACCTCTTCTAGATAACTCATCTCCATAAAAATATTTCCGAGAATAAAATAGCTTAGACTTATAAGGAATACGGCAAAAATAATTCCCACTATGGTAAATATCATGAGCACTGCAATAAGAATACAGTTACTGTAAAGCCTAAGGCTCTTAATTTTTTCTA carries:
- a CDS encoding acyltransferase yields the protein MGLKLNHLLKFSVVKVKNRNRFLSKGKIKNTQIRIKGENNEFNLCDNGKIRDSNIYIRGKNNKIHFGKNVDIRRLKIGLYTSGHEIFIGNNTTMGGGEISMDGSPAKISVGEDCMFSYNIEIRTTDSHAIYKINTNERLNPEEDIVVGNHVWVGANSTILKGSMLEDGSILGSGSVLKGKLDKNCIAAGIPAKVIKREIEWKR
- a CDS encoding glycosyltransferase family 9 protein, with product MLSKMNRLFQDWARPKRLAIGKYIWDRKKNKNDKIDMSKVKKILFLRYDGKIGDMIINTLMFREVKKTYPGIQIDVIVRGTNRQVIENNPYVDKIYEYNKGIKNLKKLAEEIRKEDYDLLIDFSEMLRVKQMMFINLCKVRINIGLDKSRWSLFDISVEPEKDFKWTQHITRRYAAYLKKLGINTEDLSYDIFINSEEEKIGKDLKDKIGVGNKLITINPYGASKHKTFSKEKIKEMVEFFSDKKDTYITFVFPPNKKSEVFEMIKKLKNGKIVINENIKTVRDSAGIIKYSDFIITPDTSVVHIGAAFDKNMVAVYPPNGGKFGVDHLVWAPSNVGRGSEIVFCEDRKIPCDETDINNFNFDEFKSFIMQHFYL
- a CDS encoding UvrD-helicase domain-containing protein, with amino-acid sequence MRRVILGETGSGKTENAIKRYCRMLSDGINSNDILVLVANRTERIKWMKTVDFQVASQLRIFSYFGFIQRELKLFWPVVLQKCSLIKKHEIEPVFMHYEASQSLMSKTVEFYRKKDYLKGIISSDEEIARKLLSNITGASLSNTSYRKIGERIYKSKIEDEKLEIEFYKEMNEITVRYIERILEEGIVDNAVSIYLYFNYLLKDEKYLEYLQNNVKYLVVDNLENVSISQGDFIMELSKWVKGSILYYNTDGPYGIYQFSRNYIEKELLPNFQEERLEKNEDAEKFREFIEVLSKNLMLDTEERSENQDIKTDLENEFRSKEDKKVLRLVAELLEQGVPENEISVITPRYNVTLDFGLSRISEKRDIKYLYTSKNDKVTDNPYVFALTIFALVFYRFDKIRINYDEMKVFINIVLQMDLISSALLADYLSKRDYRLEKVEDKQLLKRLPKEKIEEYNNMVEFVESLDREMTINQFFTSVYLEYFVGRSDDAKDIKACRELMDSSEDFVRVMESFQMLKDANYEFIKFIREGAKTTPTLEDIGVKLEGGFMSLSTPGSFIGTGRKSRVLILTDVRNPLYTLKSYNEFQNLWSLNKDWPVGRVFTGEDELQVEKLDLDAVLKRLFKSVTEEVYLFGTIYSGRGMEQHSLFYDALLRTLD